The genomic window CTGGACGCCGGCGGCGCGCACGATGCGTCGGACGGTGCCCGCGTCGTGGACGAAGTTCTGTCCGAGGGTCTTGGTGGGGCGGATGCCGAGGGCCTCGCACAGCGCGCGGACGTCGGCGGGGCCGAGGAGACCGCCTCCCTGGTCCAGGGCGGGCCCGGCGGGCGCGCCGCCGTCGGGGGCGGTGGAGGGGGGCTCGGACATGGGGCCAGGGTAGCGGGCGGCGAGCGTCGCCTCCGCGCCCGCTCGGACACGGCCGGTCCGGGTCCGGCCCGTCAGCGTCCGGCGCGGGCCGGCTGGGCGATCTCGACGTCGTGCCCGTCGGGGTCAGTGCCGATGACGTAGCGGGTGCCGGTGCGGGGGCGCGGCTCGTAGACGGTGGAGCCGTCGGCCGCGGTGCCGCGGTTGACGGGGTGCGGGTCGTCGACGTAGAAGGTCCCGGCCGTCACCTCGTCGCGCGTGGCGACCTGGCGGAGCGCCTCGCCGTCGACCCACAGCTGCTCCGGGTGGGCGGCCATGCCCTCCTTGGCGGGGTCGGCGTTGACGGTGCAGACGTCGCAGAAGCGCACCATGTCCTCGTCGGTGGTCCAGGTGCCGTCATCGTTCGCCGTCCACGCGGTCACGGGGTCGGCGCCCGTGAGGACGGGGAGGGTCCCCGGGGCCGCCCCGAGGGTGACCGGGCGCTCGATCCACAGCGCGCCCTCCCGGTGGGTGCCGGCGCCCACCTCGACCGTGGCGTCAGCGGGCGCGGCGCCAAGCGCGGCGGCGATGGTCGGGTAGGGGCGCGCGGCGCGGTCCGGGCCTCGGTGCGGTCACGAATCGCGCCGGACGCGCGTCGCCCGCCGCCGGCGGGTGCCGGGGCGGGCGACGGGGTGCTGCGGGCGCGGGTCTCAGAGGAGCCCGAGCTTGGAGGCGCAGCCGGGCCACTGGCCCCAGCCGGCCTGGGCCTGGAGCTTCTGGGCCATGGCGGTCTGCTCGGCGGCGCTGGCATCGGAGGGCAGCCCGGAGCCGCCGAGGGCCTGCCACGTCGACAGGGTGAACTGGTACATGCCGTAGAAGCCGTTGCCGGTGTTCGTCGTGGGGTTGCCGCCGGACTCGCACTGGGCGAGCTGGGCCCACACGCCGGAGGCGGAGGCGGAGGAGCTGGACGACGAGCTCGACGAGGACGACGAGCTGCTGGAGGTGCCGGAGGAGCTGCTCGTCGAGTCGCCGGAGGCGGCCTGGGTGGCCTCCTCGGTGGGCTCAGAGATCGGCTCGACGTAGGTGCCGACGAGGACGACCTCGTCGACCTTCGCGGTGACGACGACGGTGGAGACGGCCTCCTTGGAGACCTCCTTCCCGTCGATAGTGG from Actinomyces radicidentis includes these protein-coding regions:
- a CDS encoding VOC family protein, coding for MGAGTHREGALWIERPVTLGAAPGTLPVLTGADPVTAWTANDDGTWTTDEDMVRFCDVCTVNADPAKEGMAAHPEQLWVDGEALRQVATRDEVTAGTFYVDDPHPVNRGTAADGSTVYEPRPRTGTRYVIGTDPDGHDVEIAQPARAGR
- a CDS encoding resuscitation-promoting factor, with protein sequence MINSSLLNRPSVRAGAAAAALSLLVSGGAFAAVQTGGSTNAPLSESQVRLDAIGGASATASATSAGLTIGGQDAEVSTTTEDTTQAHGTVAKETDDLPQGETKVETKGVDGVTRTTYQVTTIDGKEVSKEAVSTVVVTAKVDEVVLVGTYVEPISEPTEEATQAASGDSTSSSSGTSSSSSSSSSSSSSSSASASGVWAQLAQCESGGNPTTNTGNGFYGMYQFTLSTWQALGGSGLPSDASAAEQTAMAQKLQAQAGWGQWPGCASKLGLL